A window from Alphaproteobacteria bacterium encodes these proteins:
- a CDS encoding homogentisate 1,2-dioxygenase yields MADRWISFPRVEGTASRQAHADLPEGTYERELGREGFFGPATQMHHRHPPTGWTNFEGPLRPHAYDLTRLNSVEASPWGARPILSNPHVGIRFWRTAGVMDRLVRNSDGDELLFAHRGEGELFCDYGRLEFGEGDYIVLPRGTMWRVACTGDAAFLMIEATNDSYRLPEKGMLGPQAIFDPAMLRAPAIDDAFLAQQDENDWQVDIKRGGAVSTATYPFNPLDAVGWHGDLSPVAINWRDIRPLTSHRYHLPPSAHTTFLSRRFVVCTFVPRPFETDPGALKVPFFHNNDDYDEVIFYHQGDFFSRDNIHPGMVTFHPCGFTHGPHPKALGAAFSPRKTHTDEVAVMLDARDALVPGDLPDGVEFTGYVDSWKGEA; encoded by the coding sequence ATGGCGGACCGATGGATATCGTTTCCCCGCGTCGAAGGGACGGCATCGCGTCAGGCGCATGCCGATCTGCCTGAAGGCACCTATGAGCGTGAACTGGGCCGGGAGGGTTTTTTCGGCCCGGCGACGCAGATGCATCACCGCCATCCGCCGACGGGGTGGACGAATTTCGAGGGGCCGCTGCGACCCCATGCCTATGACCTGACGCGCCTGAATTCGGTGGAGGCGTCGCCCTGGGGCGCGCGGCCAATCCTGTCCAATCCTCATGTGGGGATACGGTTCTGGCGAACCGCGGGGGTCATGGACCGCCTGGTGCGCAATTCCGACGGCGACGAATTGCTGTTCGCGCACCGGGGAGAGGGTGAATTATTCTGTGATTACGGCAGGTTAGAATTTGGCGAGGGCGACTATATCGTTCTGCCGCGCGGCACCATGTGGCGGGTTGCCTGTACCGGGGACGCGGCCTTCCTGATGATCGAGGCAACCAACGATTCGTACCGACTGCCGGAAAAAGGCATGCTGGGTCCGCAGGCGATATTCGACCCGGCGATGCTGCGCGCGCCGGCAATCGACGATGCGTTCCTGGCGCAACAGGACGAAAACGACTGGCAGGTGGACATCAAGCGCGGCGGCGCGGTGTCGACCGCGACCTATCCGTTCAATCCGCTGGATGCGGTCGGCTGGCATGGCGACCTGTCGCCGGTCGCCATCAACTGGCGCGACATCCGGCCGCTGACCAGCCATCGCTACCACCTGCCGCCATCGGCCCATACGACGTTCTTGAGCAGGCGATTCGTTGTCTGTACCTTCGTGCCGCGGCCGTTCGAGACCGATCCGGGCGCCCTGAAGGTGCCGTTCTTCCACAATAACGACGATTACGACGAGGTCATCTTCTACCATCAGGGGGATTTCTTCAGCCGCGACAATATCCATCCGGGCATGGTGACGTTCCATCCCTGCGGTTTCACCCACGGGCCCCATCCGAAGGCGCTGGGCGCGGCCTTCTCGCCGCGAAAAACCCATACCGACGAGGTGGCGGTGATGCTGGACGCCCGCGACGCGCTGGTTCCCGGCGACCTGCCGGACGGCGTCGAATTCACCGGCTATGTGGACAGCTGGAAGGGGGAGGCATGA